One window of Sporocytophaga myxococcoides genomic DNA carries:
- a CDS encoding PepSY domain-containing protein, giving the protein MSEKNRQQQAKLLRIFRKIHRVTGALLFIFFFFISISGLLLAWKKNSNGLLLAKSYKGTSTDLKDWLSIDSLHKHACQILHDSISADLSTELERIDIRKDKGMVKFVFADQFWGIQLDGATGKLLHIERRRADFIEKVHDGSIIDYYTGLSNNEFKLIYSTIMGLALLAFTITGFWLWYGPIQMRRSNQGDTSAYVRKKSLTKT; this is encoded by the coding sequence ATGTCAGAGAAGAACAGACAACAACAAGCGAAGCTGCTGAGAATTTTCAGAAAAATACATCGTGTTACTGGTGCACTCTTATTTATATTTTTCTTTTTTATATCTATATCCGGATTGCTATTAGCCTGGAAAAAAAACAGCAATGGGCTACTTCTTGCAAAGTCTTATAAGGGGACATCAACTGACTTAAAAGATTGGCTTTCAATAGACAGCCTTCATAAACATGCCTGCCAGATATTACATGATTCAATTTCAGCTGACTTATCTACTGAGCTTGAGCGCATAGACATCAGAAAGGACAAGGGAATGGTGAAATTCGTATTTGCAGACCAATTCTGGGGAATTCAACTGGACGGCGCTACAGGCAAACTTTTACATATAGAAAGAAGGCGTGCCGATTTTATAGAGAAAGTTCATGATGGATCAATAATAGATTATTATACAGGACTAAGTAATAACGAATTCAAACTTATTTACTCCACTATTATGGGATTGGCTCTTCTGGCATTTACAATAACAGGGTTCTGGCTCTGGTACGGCCCGATACAAATGAGAAGATCCAATCAGGGTGATACCAGCGCCTATGTCCGGAAAAAATCTTTGACCAAAACTTGA
- a CDS encoding slipin family protein — MSSSNAVPTLIFFVILSVGILLAFTTFGMSPASVSVGIFSFIFAIVVSSSIKIANPWEKALVLHLGKFRKLKGPGLFFIVPIVETIPYWIDTRVIATSFNAEKTLTKDSVPVSVDAVLFWKVFDPVKASLEVADYHSAISWASQTALRDVIGKTLLSEMLEGRDKISDVLQNIIDVRTEPWGIRVSSVEVKDVLIPPGLEDAMSMQAQAERERQARVILGDSERQVAEKFGEAAKTYANDPVALHLRAMNMLYEGLKKNSTFVIVPSSAIDSMQLGAKEGVTSLSNGMIPKVQAQ, encoded by the coding sequence ATGAGCTCATCAAACGCTGTTCCCACGCTAATTTTCTTTGTCATCCTTTCTGTTGGCATATTATTGGCCTTTACTACTTTCGGCATGTCACCTGCCTCTGTTTCTGTCGGTATTTTTTCTTTTATTTTTGCCATAGTCGTTTCATCTTCCATTAAAATTGCCAATCCATGGGAAAAGGCACTCGTGTTGCATCTGGGTAAATTCCGAAAATTAAAAGGGCCTGGCCTGTTCTTTATTGTTCCAATTGTTGAAACTATCCCATATTGGATTGATACCAGAGTAATCGCAACTTCCTTTAACGCGGAAAAAACACTTACTAAAGACTCTGTTCCTGTGAGTGTAGATGCTGTTTTGTTCTGGAAGGTTTTCGACCCAGTCAAAGCCTCCTTAGAGGTTGCAGACTATCATAGTGCCATCAGTTGGGCATCACAAACTGCTCTGCGTGATGTTATCGGTAAAACTTTACTGTCTGAAATGCTTGAAGGGAGGGATAAGATCAGCGATGTTTTACAGAATATCATAGATGTACGAACTGAACCTTGGGGTATCAGGGTTAGTTCTGTGGAGGTAAAAGATGTATTGATTCCACCTGGACTAGAGGATGCAATGTCTATGCAGGCTCAGGCAGAGAGAGAAAGGCAAGCCAGAGTTATCCTTGGTGATTCGGAAAGGCAGGTTGCTGAGAAGTTTGGCGAAGCAGCGAAAACTTATGCCAACGATCCAGTAGCTTTGCACTTGAGAGCTATGAATATGCTTTATGAAGGATTAAAGAAAAATTCTACTTTTGTTATTGTTCCAAGCTCTGCTATAGATTCTATGCAGTTAGGGGCAAAGGAAGGAGTAACATCACTGTCAAATGGAATGATTCCCAAAGTACAGGCCCAGTGA